Below is a window of bacterium DNA.
TTTTTGCGAAGTCATCAACTTTAATTGCCACACAGTTAGCTGACATCTCATCACCATCATGAATAATGCGGGCTAGGCGGCCCAGCACGACCAAGCTGGTCCAAAATGGAATTTTGGGCAATAATAGCGGGCGGCCATAATCAGTTAAAACCAACTGAACATCAAAAAAAGGAGCGCCCAAGATGCGTGTTGAACAGGGAAGAGCGTTCATCGGCAGGCTCCCATCCGGGGCCGATCTTCTGGAATCGCTGACTGCTGTCTGCCGTTATGAGAACGTGCGGTTCGGAGTGGTCACCGCCATCGGGGCCGTGTCCTCTGCCAGGCTGGGGTATTACAAACAGGATGAACAGGAGTATATGGAGTGCCTGAACATCGAAAAGGGCCTGGAGATCGTTTCCTGC
It encodes the following:
- a CDS encoding DNA-binding protein; protein product: MRVEQGRAFIGRLPSGADLLESLTAVCRYENVRFGVVTAIGAVSSARLGYYKQDEQEYMECLNIEKGLEIVSCLGNMSLKEGEIFVHTHVILSDKEGRCYGGHLMPGTRVFAAEYCIRELVGKPYSREWDAVTGLALWPQE